A region of Micromonas commoda chromosome 4, complete sequence DNA encodes the following proteins:
- the CHLH1 gene encoding magnesium-chelatase subunit chlH chloroplast precursor (No cTP predicted), whose product MFTNVDPSVRRIVPDAKGRTVVKVVYVVLESQYQSALSAAVNSLNANNPKVCFEVSGYLLEELRDAKNLAMMKEDVENANIFIGSLIFIEELAEKIVEVVQPLREKLDACLIFPSMPAVMRLNKLGTFSMAQLGQSKSAIASFMKKKKESGGFEEGMLKLVRTLPKVLKYLPSDKAQDARNFMNSLQYWLGGSSDNLENFLLMISKAYVPALKDMEMEIAEPETFPDIGIWHPTAPTMYEDLKEYLNWYDTRKDMTFAKDAPVVGLVLQRSHLVTGDEGHYAGMVMELESRGAKVVPVFAGGLDFSVPVERFFFDPITKGAFVDTVLSLTGFALVGGPARQDHPKAIDSLKKLNVPYMVTVPLSFQTTEEWTDSTLGLHPVQVALQVALPELDGGLEPIIFSGRDSKTGKSHSLQDRASQIAARAMKWANLRKKKNVDKKLAITVFSFPPDKGNVGTAAYLNVFGSIYRVLQGLKKEGYNVGNLPKTEEDLINSVLNDKEAKFASPDMNIEYKMSVKEYEKLCIYQEDLHENWGPPPGNLNSDGQNLLVYGKKFGNVFIGVQPTFGYEGDPMRLLFSKSASPHHGFAAYYTYIEEVFGADAVLHFGTHGSLEFMPGKQVGMSGDCYPDHLIGSTPNIYYYAANNPSEATIAKRRSYANTISYLTPPAENAGLYKGLKELKELIASYQGLKDSGRGASIVNSIVTTAIQCNLDKDIKELPTEEEDAKDFDQDKRDMIVGKVYQKLMEIESRLLPCGLHVVGCPPSAEEAVATLVNIAGIDREDEEILALPQLLAQSVGDDIERIYRANDEGKLAEVQLLQDITEASRAMIRTFVSRASDPSGRLAANALGALGNMFGGAAVAVPWGESLKSTKFKDIDVVATRKLFDYLRFCLEQIVKDNELGALVEALDGQYVLPGPGGDPIRNPKVLPTGKNIHALDPQAIPTSAALASAKVVVDRLIERQRVENNGVYPESIALVLWGTDNIKTYGESLAQVMLMVGVRPMPDALGRVNKLELISLEELGRPRIDVVVNCSGVFRDLFVNQMNLLDRAVKLAAEQDEPHEMNFVRKHAVEQAEELGLSIREAATRIFSNASGSYSSNVNLAVENSSWNDESQLQDMYLNRKSFAFNSDTPGAGMETKTDIFKSALSKVDVTFQNLDSSEISLTDVSHYFDSDPTKLVAGVRKDGKMPSSFIADTTTANAQVRSLSETVRLDSRTKLLNPKWYEGMLASGYEGTREIQKRLNNTLGWSATSGQVDNWVYEDANDVYMKDPEMQKRLMESNPNSFRKMVANFLEANGRGYWETSEENIERLRNLYMEVEDRIEGVEN is encoded by the coding sequence atgTTCACCAACGTCGACCCCTCGGTTCGCCGCATCGTCCCCGATGCCAAGGGCCGCACCGTCGTCAAGGTTGTCtacgtcgtcctcgagtcCCAGTACCAgtccgcgctctccgccgcggtcaactCCCTCAACGCTAACAACCCCAAGGTGTGCTTCGAGGTGTCCGGCtacctcctcgaggagctccgcgacgccaagAACCTCGCCATGATgaaggaggacgtcgagaaCGCCAACATCTTCATCGGCTCGCTCATCTtcatcgaggagctcgccgagaagATCGTCGAGGTGGTCCAGCCCCTCCGCGAGAAGCTCGACGCGTGCCTCATCTTCCCCTCGATGCCCGCGGTGATGAGGCTCAACAAGCTCGGCACCTTCTCCATGGCGCAGCTCGGCCAGTCCAAGTCTGCCATCGCGTCCTTCatgaagaagaagaaggagtccggcggcttcgaggaGGGCATGCTCAAGCTCGTGCGCACCCTCCCCAAGGTGCTCAAGTACCTACCCTCCGACAAGGCCCAGGACGCCCGCAACTTCATGAACTCCCTGCAGTACTGGCTCGGCGGCAGCTCGGACAACCTCGAGAACTTCCTCCTCATGATCTCCAAGGCGTACGTTCCCGCGCTCAAGGACATGGAGATGGAGATTGCCGAGCCCGAGACGTTCCCCGACATCGGCATCTGGCACCCCACCGCGCCCACCATGTACGAGGACCTCAAGGAGTACCTCAACTGGTACGACACCCGCAAGGACATGACCTTCGCCAAGGatgcccccgtcgtcggcctcgtcctccagcGCTCGCacctcgtcaccggcgacgagggccaCTACGCGGGCATGGTGATGGAGCTCGAGTCCCGCGGCGCCAAGGTGGTGCCCGTGTTCGCGGGCGGCCTCGACTTCTCCGTCCCGGTCGAgcgcttcttcttcgacCCCATCACCAAGGGTGCCTTTGTCGACACCGTCCTGTCCCTCACCGgcttcgcgctcgtcggcggtccCGCTCGCCAGGACCACCCCAAGGCTATCGACTCCCTCAAGAAGCTCAACGTGCCCTACATGGTGACCGTGCCCCTGTCCTTCCAGACCACCGAAGAGTGGACCGATTCCACCCTCGGCCTTCACCCCGTGCAGGTTGCGCTCCAGGTTGCGCTtcccgagctcgacggcggcctcGAGCCCATCATCTTCTCCGGCCGCGACTCCAAGACTGGCAAGTCGCACTCCCTCCAGGATCGCGCCTCAcagatcgccgcgcgcgccatgaAGTGGGCCAACCTCCGCAAGAAGAAGAACGTGGATAAGAAGCTAGCCATCACCGTCTTCTCCTTCCCCCCTGACAAGGGCAacgtcggcaccgccgcgtacCTCAACGTGTTTGGCTCCATCTACCGCGTGCTCCAGGGCCTCAAGAAGGAGGGCTACAACGTCGGTAACCTGCCCAagaccgaggaggacctcATCAACTCCGTCCTCAACGACAAGGAGGCCAAGTTCGCCTCGCCCGACATGAACATCGAGTACAAGATGTCCGTCAAGGAGTACGAGAAGCTCTGCATCTACCAGGAGGACCTTCACGAGAACTGGGGCCCTCCCCCCGGCAACCTCAACTCCGACGGCCAGAACCTCCTCGTGTACGGCAAGAAGTTCGGCAACGTCTTCATCGGCGTCCAGCCCACTTTTGGCTACGAGGGCGATCCCATGCGCCTCCTCTTCTCCAAGTCCGCCTCGCCCCACCACGGTTTCGCGGCGTACTACACCTACATCGAGGAGGTTTTcggtgccgacgccgtgctcCACTTTGGCACCCACGGCTCCCTGGAGTTCATGCCCGGTAAGCAGGTTGGCATGTCCGGCGATTGCTACCCCGATCACCTCATCGGCAGCACCCCGAACATCTACTACTACGCCGCCAACAACCCTTCCGAGGCTACCATCGCCAAGCGCCGCTCCTACGCCAACACGATCTCCTACCTgaccccgcccgccgagAACGCCGGTCTGTACAAGGGtctcaaggagctcaaggagctcatcgcgtcTTACCAGGGCCTGAAGGActccggccgcggcgcgtccatcgtcaaCTCCATCGTCACCACCGCGATCCAGTGCAACCTCGACAAGGACATTAAGGAGCTCcccaccgaggaggaggacgccaaggaTTTCGACCAGGACAAGCGCGACATGATCGTCGGTAAGGTTTACCAGAAGCTGATGGAGATCGAgtcccgcctcctcccctgcggcctccacgtcgtcggctGCCCCccctccgcggaggaggctgtcgcCACCCTCGTCAACATCGCCGGCATCGAccgcgaggatgaggagaTTCTCGCGCTTCCCCAGCTCCTCGCCCaatccgtcggcgacgacatcgagCGCATCTACCGCGCCAACGACGAGGgcaagctcgccgaggtgcaGCTCCTTCAGGACATCACCGAGGCGTCCCGCGCGATGATCCGCACCTTTgtctcccgcgcgtccgacCCCTCgggccgcctcgccgccaacgcactcggcgccctcggcaacatgttcggcggcgccgccgtcgcggtgcccTGGGGCGAGTCCCTCAAGTCCACCAAGTTCAAGgacatcgacgtcgtcgccactcGCAAGCTCTTCGACTACCTCCGCTTCTGCCTCGAGCAGATCGTCAAGGAtaacgagctcggcgccctcgtcgaggcTCTCGACGGCCAGTACGTCCtccccggccccggcggtGACCCCATCCGCAACCCCAAGGTTCTCCCCACCGGCAAGAACATCCACGCGCTCGACCCCCAGGCGATccccacctccgccgcgctcgcctccgccaagGTTGTTGTCGATCGCCTCatcgagcgccagcgcgtcgagaaCAACGGAGTCTACCCTGAGtccatcgcgctcgtgctctGGGGTACCGACAACATCAAGACCTACGGCGAGTCCCTCGCGCAGGTGATGCTCATGGTCGGCGTCCGCCCCAtgcccgacgccctcggccgcGTGAACAAGCTCGAGCTCATctccctcgaggagctcggccgCCCCcgcatcgacgtcgtcgtcaactGCTCCGGTGTCTTCCGCGACCTCTTCGTCAACCAGATGAACCTTCTCGACCGCGCTgtcaagctcgccgccgagcaggaCGAGCCCCACGAGATGAACTTCGTGCGCAagcacgccgtcgagcaGGCTGAGGAGCTCGGCCTCTCCATCCGCGAGGCTGCCACCCGCATCTTCTCCAACGCGTCCGGTTCCTACTCTTCCAACGtgaacctcgccgtcgagaacTCCTCGTGGAACGATGAGTCCCAGCTCCAGGATATGTACCTCAACCGCAAGTCCTTCGCGTTCAACTCGGAcacccccggcgcgggcatGGAGACCAAGACCGACATCTTCAAGTCTGCCCTCTCCAAGGTTGACGTCACCTTCCAGAACCTCGACTCGTCCGAGATTTCCCTCACCGACGTGTCGCACTACTTTGACTCTGACCCCACCAAGCTTGTCGCCGGCGTGCGCAAGGATGGTAAGATGCCCTCGTCCTTCATCGCGGAcaccaccaccgcgaacGCCCAGGTGCGCTCTCTCTCCGAGACTGTGCGCCTGGACTCCCGCACCAAGCTGCTCAACCCCAAGTGGTACGAGGGCATGCTCGCTTCGGGCTACGAGGGCACGCGCGAGATTCAGAAGCGCCTCAACAACACCCTCGGCTGGTCCGCCACCTCCGGTCAGGTGGACAACTGGGTGTACGAGGATGCCAACGACGTGTACATGAAGGATCCCGAGATGCAGAAGAGGCTTATGGAGTCCAACCCCAACTCCTTCCGCAAGATGGTTGCCAACTTCCTGGAGGCGAACGGGCGCGGTTACTGGGAGACTTCGGAGGAGAACATCGAGCGCCTTCGCAACCTCTACATGGAGGTCGAGGACCGCATCGAGGGTGTCGAGAACTAA
- a CDS encoding predicted protein, which yields MGALSLILKHPGDILPLYRVKCMADQAKKLPKEPNLRFCYHMLNLVSRSFAIVIQQLPHELQDAVCVFYLVLRALDTVEDDMSIPDKPKCAELEIFWKKIYDPEYVYPCGEKHYKVLMDEYPKVTAVFLSLKKEYQDVIADITKRMGAGMSNFIKREVVTLEDWDEYCHYVAGLVGIGLSNLWANSMLEDKRFAEMEDLSNAMGLFLQKTNIIRDYLEDIMEEPAPRMFWPKCIWSKHGKTLDAFKEPENRAAAVACMNELITNGLTHATDSLEYMTRLKNVDVFRFCAIPQVMAIATMAECYDNGKVFEGVVKIRRGLSARIMLECEDKFDVAVMFKRYAQAIRDKVRKEDPSAKKTLKELEAIDKRCDEILAADFAGFHRKHEPDLNIYGRIFLVLLTVVYALYAFGLYGVREKISGLPMPHSGVWWADNLEKGVATGALSTAIWFLFVGQLG from the coding sequence ATGGGCGCGCTCTCGCTCATCCTGAAGCACCCCGGGGACATCCTCCCGCTGTACCGGGTGAAATGCATGGCGGACCAGGCGAAGAAGCTGCCGAAGGAACCCAACCTCCGGTTCTGCTACCACATGCTCAACCTCGTGTCCAGGTCGTTCGCGATCGTCATCCAGCAGCTGCCGCACGAGCTGCAGGACGCGGTGTGCGTCTTCTACCtcgtgctccgcgcgctggacaccgtcgaggacgacatGAGCATCCCGGATAAGCCCAAGTGCGCGGAGCTGGAGATATTCTGGAAGAAGATTTACGACCCGGAGTACGTCTACCCGTGCGGCGAGAAGCACTACAAAGTTCTCATGGACGAGTACCCCAAGGTCACCGCGGTGTTCCTCTCGCTGAAGAAGGAGTACcaggacgtcatcgccgatATCACCAAGCGAATGGGCGCGGGGATGAGCAACTTCATCAAGCGCGAGGTCGTCACCCTGGAGGACTGGGACGAGTACTGCCACTACGTCGCCGGCTTGGTCGGCATCGGCCTCTCGAACCTGTGGGCAAACTCCATGCTCGAGGATAAGCGATtcgcggagatggaggaTCTCTCCAACGCCATGGGGCTCTTCCTCCAGAAGACTAACATCATCCGCGATTACCTGGAGGACATCATggaggagcccgcgccgaggatgtTCTGGCCCAAGTGCATCTGGAGCAAGCACGGGAAGACGCTGGACGCGTTCAAGGAGCCCGAgaatcgcgccgccgccgtcgcgtgcaTGAACGAGCTCATCACCAACGGTCTAACGCACGCGACCGATTCCCTGGAGTACATGACCCGCCTGAAGAACGTGGACGTCTTCAGGTTCTGCGCCATCCCCCAGGTCATGGCCATCGCCACCATGGCGGAGTGCTACGACAACGGCAAGGTgttcgagggcgtcgtcaaGATTCGCCGCGGGCTGAGCGCGAGGATCATGCTCGAGTGCGAAGATAagttcgacgtcgccgtcatgTTCAAGCGATACGCGCAGGCGATCCGCGACAAGGTGCGGAAGGAGGATCCGAGCGCGAAGAAAACcctgaaggagctcgaggcgatcgacaAGAGGTGCGacgagatcctcgccgcggattTTGCCGGGTTCCACAGGAAGCACGAGCCCGACCTGAACATCTACGGGCGAATCTTTCTCGTGTTGCTCACCGTCGTGTACGCGCTCTACGCGTTCGGTTTGTACGGCGTGCGCGAGAAGATATCGGGGCTGCCCATGCCGCACAGCGGGGTGTGGTGGGCGGATAACCTCGAGAAGGGGGTGGCGACGGGTGCGCTGAGCACCGCGATCTGGTTCCTCTTTGTCGGCCAGCTGGGCTAA
- a CDS encoding predicted protein: MSVLKGLLTAREGSYFKTEQEDELQVYRRRRIKEGAIKPEPRIEGEGRGFISSEKLAEIHAQEARLSAPPGVSRQQMSSLLPSTSTKGGYQIQRGMDGTYKVPSLRHARWSGLNLKDMEHGIPPLPEEALASSRHKAMMDKTLLVGTRAFMYGSLLAAGGIAGVTALTASYCDIHSTNDLRRFMIRHLGPSVDSMKASLVPWKTYFKQLDMSKYVSKDSIK; encoded by the coding sequence ATGAGCGTGCTCAAAGGTCTCCtgacggcgcgggaggggagCTATTTCAAGACCGAGCAGGAGGATGAGCTCCAGGTGTACCGTCGCCGACGCATCAAGGAGGGTGCCATCAAACCGGAGCCGCGAATCGAGGGCGAAGGCAGAGGTTTCATCAGCTCCGAGAAGCTGGCGGAAATTCACGCGCAGGAAGCGAGGTTGTCCGCCCCGCCCGGAGTTTCCAGACAGCAGATGTCGTCGCTGCtgccgtccacgtcgacgaaAGGTGGGTACCAGATTCAGAGGGGAATGGACGGCACTTATAAGGTGCCCTCGCTGCGGCATGCGCGATGGAGCGGACTGAACTTGAAGGACATGGAACACGGGATACCCCCGCTGCCAGAGGAggccctcgcctcgtcgcggcaCAAGGCCATGATGGACAAGACGCTGCTggtcggcacccgcgcgttcATGTACGGGTCCTtactcgccgccgggggcatCGCGGGTGTGACCGCGCTCACGGCGTCGTACTGCGATATACACTCGACGAACGACTTGAGAAGGTTCATGATTCGACACCTCGGGCCGTCGGTGGACTCGATGAAGGCTTCGCTGGTGCCGTGGAAGACTTACTTCAAGCAGCTCGACATGAGCAAATACGTTAGCAAGGATAGCATCAAGTAG
- a CDS encoding predicted protein: MSYIDLTRYDSSANLVQKKLGQDEDLRGLSSILQESDDPSSSNALTKVICTVGVKSRTVPELVALLEAGMTTARFDFSWGSMEYHTHTLNNLREAMKQTKILCATMLDTRGPEIGVQLAPQDVSSFDPRAPKAKVALEQGNRVTLTTDLTVPASSEFLPVNNPDLVHFVEAGDDVFVGQYLFTGSETSSVYLKVDEVDAKAGHIYCTCKNTARLGGVLLTVQVSNKGDDLPTLSEWDRHVIEHWAVPNQIDFISLSFTPNAQAVYECREFVRSVGGEGVSIVAKVERLSALTHIDAIVEASDGVILSRGNLGLDMPPEKVFLSQKMVLHKCNSGGKPAVITRVVDTMTETPRPTRAEATDVANAVLDGADAIMLGAETLRGQFAPKAVETVKRICRQAENVFDHENHYQMQLPPAMVESGLLSQAEALASSAVRAASKVGASMIIVFTRTGHTAQLVSKYRPNMPIVSLVIPRILQNSIQWVLEGERAARQGLLHRGLVPLLANPINSDPNALLNVVFARGKARGELSKGDQVVVIQKVGTTSVVKVVAVA; encoded by the exons ATGTCGTACATCGACCTGACGCGGTACGATTCGTCCGCGAACCTCGTGCAGAAGAAGCTCGGGCAGGATGAGGACCTCCGCGGCCTGTCCTCCATCCTCCAG GAATCCGACgacccgtcctcctccaacGCGCTCACCAAGGTGATCTGCACCGTCGGCGTGAAGTCTCGCACGgtccccgagctcgtcgcgctgctcgaggcggGCATGACCACCGCTCGCTTCGACTTCTCGTGGGGCAGCATGGAGTACCACACGCACACGCTGAACAACCTGAGGGAGGCGATGAAGCAGACCAAGATCCTCTGCGCGACGATGCTGGACACGCGCGGGCCCGAAATCGGCGTCCAGCTGGCGCCCCAGGACGTCTCCTCCttcgaccctcgcgccccaaAGGCCAAGGTGGCGCTCGAGCAGGGCAACAGGGTCACCCTCACCACCGACCTCACCGTCCCTGCGTCCAGCGAGTTTCTCCCGGTGAACAACCCCGACTTGGTCCACTtcgtcgaggcgggcgacgacgtgttcGTGGGCCAGTACCTCTTCACCGGCAGCGAGACGTCGTCCGTGTACCTGAAGgtggacgaggtggacgccaaggctgggCACATCTACTGCACGTGCAAGAACACCGCGCGGCTGGGCGGGGTGCTGCTCACCGTGCAGGTGAGCAACAAGGGCGACGACCTGCCCACGCTGAGCGAGTGGGACAGGCACGTCATCGAGCACTGGGCGGTGCCGAACCAGATCGACTTCATCTCGCTGTCGTTCACGCCCAACGCGCAGGCGGTGTACGAGTGCAGGGAGTTCGTGAGgtcggtcggcggcgagggcgtgagCATCGTGGCCAAGGTTGAGCGCCTCTCCGCGCTCACGCacatcgacgccatcgtcgaggcGTCCGACGGCGTCATCCTCTCGCGCGGCAACCTCGGCCTGGACATGCCCCCGGAGAAGGTGTTCCTCTCCCAGAAGATGGTGCTGCACAAGTGCAACAGCGGCGGCAAACCCGCGGTCatcacgcgcgtcgtcgacacCATGACggagacgccgaggccgacgagggcggaggcgacggatgTGGCAAACGCCGTgttggacggcgccgacgccatcatgctcggcgcggagacCTTGCGCGGGCAGTTCGCGCCAAAGGCGGTGGAGACGGTCAAGCGGATCTGCAGGCAGGCGGAGAACGTGTTCGACCACGAGAACCACTACCAGATGCAGCTCCCGCCGGCGATGGTGGAGAGCGGGTTGTTGTCTCAGGCTGAGGCgctggcgtcgtccgcggtgcgaGCCGCGTCCAAGGTTGGCGCGTCGATGATCATCGTGTTCACGCGCACGGGACACACCGCGCAGCTGGTGAGTAAGTACAGGCCGAACATGCCCATCGTCTCGCTGGTCATCCCGAGGATCCTGCAGAACAGCATTCAATGGGTGTTGGAGGGGGAGAGGGCCGCCAGGCAAGGTTTGCTCCACCGCGGCCTCGTGCCGCTCCTGGCGAACCCGATCAACTCGGACCCCAACGCGCTTCTCAACGTGGTGTTCGCGCGGGGCAAGGCCAGGGGGGAGCTGAGCAAGGGGGACCAGGTGGTGGTCATCCAAAAGGTTGGGACCACGTCCGTCGTCAAGGTGGTCGCCGTGGCGTAG
- a CDS encoding predicted protein — protein MGAEDGSAPAEAGEDPPPPPRPGRMGACEVCDEAPPAKYRCPACAVATCSLACSKLHKTRGGGCSGKRDRAAFKDIREFTDADVINDYRFLEEALLEKDRVKRWRPEYTPGTEAAQRSERPPASAKIVATLTREARARGVELFCMPDGMARRVANTTFFDRRRNVMRWRVEWTFHAAGEGTNDDGGDEKCGMLIEPAATAEDAELDESTTLLDALRVHLAPGPGRASRLHRLRRFVDAMKGEDPEGLTTLAVHMEKEGCPANDRRHYRLDAGKTLRECLEGKRVVEFPRLHVTVLPEDEGKFREPDA, from the coding sequence ATGGGGGCGGAAGACGGCTCAGCCCCGGCTGAGGCGGGGGAGGATCCCCCACCCCCGCCCAGGCCCGGACGAATGGGCGCGTGCGAGGTTTGCGACGAGGCTCCCCCCGCCAAGTACCGCTgccccgcgtgcgccgtcgccacctgCTCGCTGGCGTGCTCCAAGCTGCAcaagacgcgcggcggcggatgctcGGGCaagcgcgaccgcgccgcgttcaaggACATCCGAGAGTttaccgacgccgacgtcatcAACGACTACAGGTTcttggaggaggcgctgctGGAGAAGGACCGCGTGAAGCGGTGGAGGCCCGAGTACACGCCGGgcacggaggcggcgcagcgaTCGGAAcgaccgcccgcgtccgctaAGATCGTCGCGACcctgacgcgcgaggcgagggcgcgaggcgtcgagCTGTTCTGCATGCCCGACGGCatggcgcgccgcgtcgcgaacaCCACGTTCTTCGACCGCCGACGGAACGTCATGCGGTGGAGGGTCGAGTGGACCTTCCACGCGGCCGGGGAGGGGACGAACGATGATGGGGGCGACGAGAAGTGTGGGATGTTGATCGAACCGGcagccaccgccgaggacgccgagctcgacgaatCCACGACGCTGCTCGACGCCCTTCGCGTgcacctcgcgcccgggccggggcgcgcgtcgaggctgcATCGACTCAGACGGTTCGTGGACGCGATGAAGGGGGAAGACCCTGAGGGATTGACGACTCTCGCGGTTCACATGGAGAAGGAGGGATGCCCGGCGAACGACAGGAGGCACTACCGCCTGGACGCGGGGAAGACCCTGAGGGAGTGCCTGGAGGGTAAGCGGGTGGTGGAGTTTCCCCGGCTGCACGTCACAGTGCTGCCGGAGGACGAGGGAAAGTTCAGGGAGCCCGACGCGTGA
- a CDS encoding predicted protein, producing IFAFPLLNDAYCDALMDEAAHFQASGLPVARPNSMNNYGLILNEIGMEQAMDALQARVLSPVAEALFPAQGGGCLDGHHSFIVQYSEGADLGLDMHTDDSDVTFNVCLGKEFSGAGLQFCGVLGGPSHRKRSLVYHHAKGRCVVHLGAHRHGADDLESGERLNLIIWNHSS from the coding sequence ATCTTCGCGTTCCCGCTGCTGAACGACGCCTACTGCGACGCGCTtatggacgaggcggcgcactTTCAGGCCAGCGGGCTGCCCGTGGCTCGCCCGAACAGCATGAACAACTACGGGCTCATACTCAACGAGATTGGGATGGAACAAGCCATGGACGCGCTGCAGGCGCGGGTGCTTTCGccggtcgccgaggcgctgtTTCCGGctcagggcggcggctgcctcGACGGCCACCACTCGTTTATAGTCCAGTACTCGGAGGGGGCGGACCTGGGGCTTGACATGCACACCGACGACAGCGACGTGACCTTCAACGTCTGCCTCGGAAAGGAGTTCTCGGGCGCCGGGCTGCAGTTCTGCGGTGTCCTCGGCGGGCCCTCGCACCGCAAGCGCAGCCTCGTCTATCACCACGCCAAGGGCAGATGCGTGGTGCACCTGGGCGCGCACaggcacggcgcggacgacctgGAGAGCGGCGAACGCCTCAACCTGATAATCTGGAACCACTCCAGC
- a CDS encoding predicted protein has product MELLALVLNCGMSSDDLASTLEKLREQSKSIGAHKKRQLFWDCYTKMASKANNLADGTFCFFKYSADTSKDDTEGDVEVVELTKRQKGMVNGGGVELMGPRFKPPEDPSSKTVAYAWMEGAAQTAWDDLMHGEPCIYITPESVWVGTRHKRALCKATGSPLKTVKDVEKLVAELKPDAPLRSVSFHGNEPPAVNAYNTFLAGSFKLDGPLPATIGSVNTTSTNEMYDYFAQRKNMSNIDEANKLISQMLADVGKGLTPLICASSTKEASVAYKSALMKKIYLHESMKKFIAKAKEDGQVEVCVIKGEDESKMGAFAQYGKLVFEMFYRCDLTTMGA; this is encoded by the coding sequence ATGGAGCTCCTCGCACTCGTGCTAAACTGTGGAATGAGCAGCGATGATCTCGCCTCCACCCTCGAAAAGCTCAGGGAGCAGTCCAAAAGCATCGGCGCGCACAAGAAAAGGCAACTCTTCTGGGACTGCTACACGAAGATGGCTTCCAAGGCGAACAACCTCGCGGACGGAACGTTCTGCTTCTTCAAGTACAGCGCGGACACGTCAAAGGACGACacggagggcgacgtcgaggtggtGGAGCTCACCAAGCGACAAAAGGGTATGGTgaacggcggtggcgtcgagtTAATGGGACCCCGGTTCAAGCCTCCCGAGGATCCATCCTCGAAGACGGTGGCGTACGCGTGgatggagggcgcggcgcagacggCGTGGGACGATCTGATGCACGGTGAGCCGTGCATCTATATCACCCCCGAGTCCGTGTGGGTGGGTACCCGGCACAAGCGCGCCCTGTGCAAGGCGACCGGGTCGCCGCTCAAGACGGTGAAGGATGTCGAGAAGCTGGTGGCGGAGCTCAAGCCGGATGCGCCGCTCCGCTCCGTCTCTTTCCACGGAAACGAGCCGCCCGCCGTGAACGCGTACAACACCTTCCTCGCGGGTTCGTTCAAGCTCGACGGACCGCTGCCGGCGACGATAGGTTCGGTCAACACGACGTCCACCAACGAGATGTACGACTACTTCGCGCAGAGGAAAAACATGAGCAACATTGACGAGGCAAACAAGTTGATCTCTCAGATGCTGGCGGACGTTGGGAAGGGTCTGACGCCGCTCATATGCGCGAGCAGCACGAAGGAGGCGTCAGTAGCGTACAAGAGCGCGCTGATGAAGAAGATTTACCTGCACGAGAGCATGAAGAAGTTCatcgccaaggcgaaggaggacggGCAGGTTGAGGTGTGCGTGATCAAGGGGGAGGACGAGTCGAAGATGGGGGCGTTTGCCCAGTACGGGAAGCTCGTGTTCGAGATGTTCTACAGGTGCGATCTCACCACGATGGGTGCGTGA